In one window of Candidatus Fonsibacter ubiquis DNA:
- a CDS encoding HAD family hydrolase — protein MSKAIVFDLDGTLVDSAPDLMDAHNYVMKKFGYDQKPLTDIRRLAGRGAANMILSSLKKEEKMFDQNIHKKMTEDFINYYRENISKKSQIIKGVNDFLVWGKSQKINFAICTNKMESLAKKLLKEINLIEFFDYIAGVDTFEYRKPDPRHLTNILEILDIKKEDSIMVGDSETDAETARIAKVKFILVKDGYTEKDHTSIYHDYFINDFTEMNGILSKMKFLN, from the coding sequence ATGAGCAAAGCAATAGTGTTTGATCTAGATGGAACGCTTGTAGATTCTGCGCCAGATTTAATGGATGCTCATAATTATGTAATGAAAAAATTTGGTTATGATCAAAAACCGCTAACAGATATTCGTCGTCTAGCTGGAAGAGGTGCAGCTAATATGATTTTAAGTTCTTTAAAAAAAGAAGAAAAAATGTTCGATCAAAATATACATAAAAAAATGACTGAGGATTTTATTAATTATTATCGAGAGAATATCTCAAAAAAATCACAAATTATCAAAGGAGTTAATGATTTTCTTGTTTGGGGAAAATCACAAAAAATTAATTTTGCAATTTGTACAAATAAAATGGAGTCTTTAGCAAAAAAACTTCTTAAAGAAATTAATCTTATTGAGTTTTTTGATTATATTGCAGGTGTTGATACCTTTGAATATAGAAAACCGGATCCAAGACATTTAACAAATATATTAGAAATTTTAGATATAAAAAAAGAAGATAGTATTATGGTTGGAGATAGCGAAACAGATGCTGAAACAGCAAGAATAGCAAAGGTGAAATTCATTCTTGTAAAGGACGGTTATACCGAAAAGGATCACACAAGTATTTATCATGATTATTTTATTAATGACTTTACTGAAATGAATGGAATATTATCTAAAATGAAATTTTTAAATTAA
- a CDS encoding bifunctional 2-methylcitrate synthase/citrate synthase produces MAEIEIKKGLVGVIADETKVSEVMPDINSLTYRGYAVQDLADVCAFEEVAYLLLKGELPNKSQLSKFQEDERNNRKISENLKKVIQNYPKKAHPMDTTRTSVSHLGLEDSETSTNTIEANYNKFIKIFAKTPTAIAANFRTRKGLDIIDPKIDLSFSENFFHMCFGKVPSKDVVKAFDVSLILYAEHSFNASTFASRVVTSTLADIHSAIVAGISALKGPLHGGANEAVMEMFLDIKEPENTEKYILNKIKSKDLIIGFGHRVYKKGDSRVPTMTKYYYKTAEFYKNDKFPKISKILEQTMIKEKNIFPNLDFPSGPTYYLMGFDIDFFTPIFVMSRITGWAAHINEQLKDNKLIRPLSKYTGSAHRKVQSIDKR; encoded by the coding sequence ATGGCTGAAATTGAGATTAAGAAAGGACTAGTCGGCGTTATTGCTGATGAAACTAAAGTCTCAGAAGTAATGCCGGATATCAATTCTTTAACCTATAGAGGCTATGCAGTTCAAGATCTTGCAGATGTGTGTGCATTTGAAGAAGTTGCTTACTTATTGTTAAAAGGCGAACTTCCGAATAAATCTCAATTAAGTAAATTTCAAGAAGATGAGAGAAACAATAGAAAGATTAGCGAAAATTTAAAAAAAGTTATCCAAAACTATCCAAAAAAAGCTCATCCTATGGATACAACACGAACTTCAGTTAGTCATTTAGGCTTGGAAGATAGCGAAACCTCCACAAATACTATTGAAGCTAATTATAATAAATTTATAAAAATTTTTGCAAAAACCCCAACAGCAATTGCAGCAAATTTTAGAACTAGAAAAGGATTGGATATTATAGATCCAAAAATAGATTTAAGTTTTAGTGAAAATTTTTTTCATATGTGCTTTGGCAAGGTTCCAAGCAAAGATGTTGTTAAAGCATTTGATGTTTCTCTAATTTTATACGCTGAACATAGTTTTAATGCTTCAACTTTTGCATCGCGGGTCGTAACAAGTACCCTTGCTGATATCCATAGTGCAATCGTTGCAGGAATTAGTGCCTTAAAGGGTCCTTTACATGGTGGGGCAAATGAGGCTGTTATGGAAATGTTTTTAGATATTAAAGAACCGGAAAATACTGAAAAATATATTTTAAATAAAATTAAAAGTAAGGATTTGATTATTGGATTTGGTCATCGTGTTTATAAAAAAGGAGATTCTAGAGTTCCTACAATGACTAAATATTATTATAAAACTGCAGAATTTTATAAAAACGATAAGTTTCCAAAAATTTCTAAAATATTAGAACAAACAATGATTAAAGAAAAAAATATATTTCCAAATCTAGATTTTCCATCAGGTCCTACTTATTATTTAATGGGATTTGATATTGATTTTTTTACGCCAATTTTTGTAATGTCTAGAATTACAGGTTGGGCAGCACACATAAATGAACAATTAAAAGACAATAAACTAATTAGACCCCTTTCAAAATATACAGGGTCGGCTCATCGAAAAGTCCAATCAATAGATAAAAGATAA
- a CDS encoding phosphomannomutase/phosphoglucomutase: MNFKNININKNGFREYDARWLYPKDINLEGIKSLGIGLGTQITNRTKKNPRVIVGHDYRSYSEEIKRSLTNGLIEAGCKVEDVGLSLSPMVYFAQFELNADAVAMVTASHNENGWTGVKMGIEKGLTHAPEEMNELKDIVLNQKFNFDKGSYKEIKGFKEIYINNLISKNKIKKKIKAVVACGNGTAGVFAPQILKGIGCEVVELDCNLDFTFPKYNPNPEDLEMLHAIAKAVRENNADVGFGFDGDGDRVGVIDNKGEEIFSDKIGLLIARNLAPKYKGSKFIVDVKSTGLFAKDKILKENNCETIYWKTGHSHIKRKVNQTKALAGFEKSGHFFFNNPLGYGYDDGINSALQVCHLLNDQNKKMNEIINDLPKTYQTPTMAPFCKDEEKYLVVEDLIKQVELLKIKNTKIDNQAITDILTVNGVRFSLDDGSWGLIRASSNKPSLVVVTESPTSNERKKKIFDFIDNLLQKTGKIGEYDQKI; encoded by the coding sequence ATGAATTTTAAAAATATTAACATAAATAAAAACGGTTTTAGAGAATACGACGCGAGATGGTTGTATCCAAAGGACATAAACTTAGAAGGCATTAAAAGTTTAGGAATAGGCCTTGGAACACAAATCACAAATAGAACTAAAAAAAATCCAAGAGTAATTGTTGGACATGATTATAGGTCTTACAGTGAAGAAATAAAAAGATCACTAACAAATGGACTAATAGAAGCTGGATGCAAAGTTGAGGATGTGGGTCTATCACTCTCTCCAATGGTATATTTTGCTCAATTTGAATTAAATGCCGATGCAGTAGCCATGGTTACAGCTAGTCATAATGAAAATGGCTGGACTGGAGTTAAAATGGGAATCGAAAAAGGATTAACTCATGCTCCTGAAGAAATGAACGAACTAAAAGATATTGTTCTTAATCAAAAATTTAACTTTGACAAAGGTTCTTATAAAGAAATTAAAGGATTTAAAGAGATATATATCAATAATTTAATATCAAAAAATAAAATAAAAAAAAAAATTAAAGCTGTTGTTGCATGCGGAAATGGAACTGCTGGAGTATTTGCGCCTCAAATCCTAAAGGGAATTGGTTGTGAGGTTGTAGAACTAGATTGTAATTTAGATTTTACTTTTCCTAAATATAACCCCAATCCTGAAGACTTAGAAATGTTACATGCTATCGCAAAAGCTGTAAGAGAAAATAATGCAGACGTTGGTTTTGGATTTGATGGAGATGGAGATAGAGTTGGAGTAATTGATAATAAGGGAGAAGAAATTTTTTCAGATAAAATCGGACTTTTAATAGCTCGAAACCTTGCTCCAAAATATAAAGGATCAAAGTTTATTGTAGATGTTAAATCAACTGGCTTATTTGCAAAAGATAAAATTTTAAAAGAAAATAACTGTGAAACTATATATTGGAAAACAGGACATTCTCATATTAAAAGAAAAGTAAATCAAACTAAAGCGCTTGCTGGATTTGAGAAAAGTGGTCACTTTTTTTTCAATAACCCTTTAGGGTATGGTTATGATGATGGAATAAATTCTGCCCTTCAGGTCTGCCATTTACTAAATGATCAAAATAAAAAAATGAATGAAATAATTAATGATCTACCCAAGACTTATCAAACTCCAACTATGGCGCCATTTTGTAAAGATGAGGAAAAATATTTAGTAGTTGAAGATTTAATTAAACAAGTAGAGTTATTAAAAATTAAAAATACTAAAATAGATAATCAAGCTATTACAGATATATTAACAGTTAATGGGGTTCGTTTTTCATTGGATGATGGATCATGGGGATTAATAAGAGCATCATCTAATAAACCTTCATTAGTTGTGGTAACTGAAAGCCCAACATCTAATGAACGTAAGAAAAAAATATTTGATTTTATTGATAATTTGCTTCAAAAAACTGGAAAAATTGGCGAATACGACCAGAAAATCTAA
- a CDS encoding DapH/DapD/GlmU-related protein, with product MIESKKLLQNKIKELAIKKGVKLISPESIYLSSDTKFGKNVLIEPYVVIGEGVKIGNNVKILSFSYIEKAKIGDNVTVGPFARLRPDTILENNSRIGNFVEIKKSKIGKNSKVNHLSYIGDSVLGKNVNIGAGTITCNYDGKNKYKTKILDNAFIGSNTSLVAPVKIGKNTLIGAGSTITKNVKDNTLALSRTSQRELKKKKK from the coding sequence ATGATTGAGTCTAAAAAATTATTACAAAATAAAATTAAAGAATTAGCAATTAAAAAGGGAGTTAAATTAATTTCTCCTGAATCAATTTATTTATCTTCGGATACGAAATTTGGAAAAAATGTTTTAATAGAACCTTACGTTGTAATTGGCGAAGGTGTAAAAATTGGAAATAATGTAAAAATTTTGAGTTTTTCTTATATAGAGAAAGCTAAAATTGGAGATAATGTAACCGTTGGACCGTTTGCAAGATTAAGACCAGATACAATTTTAGAAAATAATTCAAGAATTGGCAATTTTGTTGAAATTAAAAAATCTAAAATTGGAAAAAATTCTAAAGTTAACCATTTAAGCTATATTGGCGACTCAGTTTTAGGAAAAAATGTTAATATTGGTGCAGGAACAATTACTTGCAATTATGATGGAAAAAATAAATATAAAACTAAAATTTTAGATAATGCTTTTATAGGATCTAACACATCTTTAGTTGCGCCGGTAAAGATTGGAAAGAATACTTTGATTGGTGCAGGTTCTACGATTACAAAAAATGTAAAAGATAATACGCTTGCCTTAAGCAGAACTTCTCAAAGAGAATTAAAAAAGAAAAAAAAATAG
- a CDS encoding ribonucleoside-diphosphate reductase subunit alpha translates to MQDNLALAIKNLVLDKGIDIPTSAPKSNVQELKKPDLFSLTKETELFQNEKGITIKIDRSKDSKLTNFGRATLDDRYLADGESYQDLFARVAANYADNNLHAQRIYNYISNLWFMPATPVLSNAGTDRGLPISCFLNEATDSLDGILDLWSENVWLAARGGGIGSYWGNLRSIGEKIGRVGKTSGIIPFIKVMDSLTLAISQGSLRRGSAACYLQIDHPEIEEFIEMRRPTGGDPNRKALNLHHGVLVTDAFMRAVELDEQWALKSPYDGVVQATISARNLWIRLLTARVETGEPYIIFIDTVNRMIPQHHKLAGLTVKTSNLCSEITLPTGIDKNGKDRTAVCCLSSLNLETYDEWKDDKNFLEDVMRFLDNILSEFIEKAPDSFKDAKYSAHRERSVGLGVMGFHSFLQKNMIPFESVMAKVWNTKIFKYIDQEVNKASKKLAEERGACPDAAEYGIMERFSNKTAIAPTASISIICGGSSPGIEPIAANSYTHKTLSGSFNVRNKFLEELLEKYGKNNSDVWSSITTNQGSIQHLNFLTQEEKDVFKTAFELDQRWLIDLSADRTPYISQAQSLNVFIPADVHKRDLHQIHFQAWKKGLKSLYYCRSKSIQRAEVVSKSFVESSAEKKETNQTTNYEECLSCQ, encoded by the coding sequence ATGCAAGATAATTTGGCTTTAGCCATCAAGAATCTCGTTTTGGATAAAGGAATCGATATTCCAACATCAGCTCCAAAATCTAATGTTCAGGAACTAAAAAAACCAGATCTTTTTTCTCTAACTAAAGAAACAGAATTATTTCAAAACGAAAAAGGGATTACAATTAAAATTGATCGATCCAAAGACTCAAAATTAACAAATTTTGGAAGAGCAACATTAGACGACAGATATTTAGCTGACGGAGAATCTTACCAGGATTTATTTGCTCGTGTTGCAGCCAATTATGCTGATAACAATTTACACGCACAAAGAATTTATAATTACATAAGCAACCTTTGGTTCATGCCAGCAACACCTGTTTTGTCAAACGCAGGAACAGATAGAGGTTTGCCAATATCTTGTTTTTTAAATGAAGCCACAGATAGTCTAGATGGTATTTTAGATCTTTGGTCTGAAAACGTTTGGCTTGCAGCAAGAGGTGGTGGAATTGGAAGCTACTGGGGTAATTTAAGATCAATTGGAGAAAAAATAGGCAGAGTTGGAAAAACTTCTGGAATTATTCCATTCATCAAAGTTATGGACTCATTAACTTTAGCAATCAGTCAAGGATCATTAAGAAGGGGATCGGCTGCATGTTATTTACAAATTGATCACCCTGAAATTGAAGAGTTTATAGAAATGAGAAGACCAACAGGAGGAGATCCAAATAGAAAAGCTCTAAATTTACATCACGGAGTTTTAGTTACAGATGCTTTCATGAGAGCGGTCGAGCTTGATGAGCAATGGGCATTAAAAAGTCCTTATGATGGTGTAGTTCAAGCAACCATCTCAGCAAGAAATTTATGGATTAGACTGTTAACAGCAAGAGTTGAGACGGGTGAGCCTTATATTATTTTTATAGACACAGTAAACAGAATGATACCACAGCATCATAAGCTAGCAGGTTTAACAGTTAAAACTTCAAATCTTTGTTCAGAAATTACTTTGCCAACAGGAATCGACAAAAATGGCAAAGATAGAACAGCTGTTTGTTGTTTGTCATCGTTAAATTTAGAAACATATGATGAATGGAAAGATGATAAAAATTTCTTAGAGGATGTGATGAGATTTTTAGATAATATTTTAAGTGAATTCATTGAAAAAGCTCCAGATTCTTTCAAAGATGCAAAATATTCAGCACATCGTGAAAGAAGTGTTGGACTTGGAGTAATGGGATTTCATTCTTTTTTACAAAAAAATATGATCCCTTTTGAATCTGTTATGGCTAAAGTTTGGAATACGAAAATTTTTAAATATATCGATCAAGAAGTTAACAAAGCTTCAAAAAAATTAGCAGAAGAAAGAGGTGCATGTCCTGATGCTGCAGAATATGGAATTATGGAAAGATTTTCGAATAAAACAGCAATAGCTCCAACCGCTTCTATTTCTATTATTTGTGGTGGGTCTTCTCCAGGAATTGAGCCGATAGCCGCAAATAGCTACACTCATAAGACATTATCAGGTTCATTTAATGTCAGAAATAAATTTTTAGAAGAGCTTTTAGAAAAATATGGAAAAAATAATAGTGATGTTTGGTCTTCTATCACAACAAATCAAGGATCTATTCAGCATTTAAATTTTTTAACACAGGAAGAAAAAGATGTTTTTAAAACTGCATTCGAGCTTGATCAAAGATGGTTGATTGATCTTTCAGCAGATAGAACTCCTTATATATCCCAAGCACAATCTTTGAATGTATTTATTCCAGCAGATGTTCACAAAAGAGATCTTCATCAAATTCACTTTCAAGCATGGAAAAAAGGACTTAAGAGTCTTTACTACTGTAGGTCGAAATCTATACAGAGAGCAGAAGTTGTGAGTAAAAGTTTTGTTGAAAGTTCAGCAGAAAAAAAAGAAACTAACCAAACAACTAATTATGAGGAATGTTTATCATGTCAGTAG
- a CDS encoding ribonucleotide-diphosphate reductase subunit beta — MSVAAIKVPEKIIDKNYCDTQGLLKDNPVYKPFRYPWCYDAWLTQQRIHWLPEEVPLSEDIRDWQKKLTQSEKNLLTQIFRFFTQADVEVNNCYLRHYTSVFKPTEVLMMMTAFSSMETVHIAAYSHLLDTIGMPDSEYSAFLKYKEMKDKYDYMQNFNTSNKREIAKTVAVFSAFTEGLQLFASFAILLNFPRFNKMKGMGQIVTWSVRDETLHCNSMIKIFNTFCDENPGLLDESLKKEIYDACRTIVHHEDAFIDLAFEMGNIEGLTAEQVKTYIRWIANRRLSQLRLKEIYEVKENPLTWLDDMLNGVEHMNFFEGRATEYSKASTKGSWVEAFEFTK; from the coding sequence ATGTCAGTAGCAGCAATTAAAGTACCAGAAAAAATTATCGATAAGAATTATTGTGACACACAAGGTTTGTTAAAAGACAATCCTGTATATAAACCTTTTCGTTATCCATGGTGCTACGATGCATGGTTAACTCAACAAAGAATTCATTGGTTACCTGAAGAAGTTCCTTTATCTGAAGATATTAGAGATTGGCAAAAAAAATTAACGCAGAGTGAAAAAAATTTATTAACACAAATCTTTAGATTTTTTACTCAAGCAGATGTTGAGGTTAATAATTGTTATTTAAGACATTACACTAGTGTTTTTAAACCTACCGAAGTTTTAATGATGATGACAGCTTTTTCATCAATGGAAACTGTTCATATTGCTGCTTACTCTCATTTGTTAGACACAATTGGAATGCCAGATTCAGAGTATTCCGCATTTCTAAAATATAAAGAAATGAAAGATAAGTATGACTACATGCAAAACTTTAACACAAGCAACAAACGTGAGATTGCTAAAACAGTAGCAGTATTTAGTGCATTTACAGAAGGACTACAATTGTTTGCAAGTTTTGCAATTTTATTAAATTTTCCAAGATTCAATAAAATGAAAGGTATGGGTCAAATAGTTACTTGGTCTGTAAGAGATGAAACTCTTCATTGTAATTCAATGATTAAAATTTTTAACACTTTTTGTGATGAAAATCCTGGATTATTAGATGAGAGTTTAAAAAAAGAAATTTATGATGCCTGCAGAACAATCGTTCACCACGAGGATGCTTTTATTGATTTAGCATTTGAAATGGGAAATATCGAAGGCTTAACTGCTGAACAAGTAAAAACTTATATCAGATGGATTGCAAATCGTAGATTATCTCAACTTCGTTTAAAGGAGATTTATGAAGTTAAAGAAAACCCATTAACCTGGTTAGATGACATGTTAAATGGTGTTGAACACATGAACTTTTTTGAGGGTAGAGCAACAGAATATTCTAAAGCATCTACAAAGGGTTCCTGGGTTGAGGCCTTTGAGTTTACAAAATAA
- the prpB gene encoding methylisocitrate lyase — MYFVKKTPLEKRLDLQKKLKTGKLIRFPGAYNPLVAKLIEEIGYDGIYISGAVMANDLGLPDIGLTTLTEVSYRAEQIARVTNLPSIVDADTGFGEPMNCARTIETFENYGISGCHIEDQINPKRCGHLDNKDVVSVSEMVKKIKSATKARKDKNFLIIARTDANAVEGLDKTISRIKAYVDAGADMIFPEALRDEKEFEKIRKATKAYLLANMTEFGKSKLLSVKELNNLGYNLVIYPVTTQRLALKNVEDGLRQIFKDGHQNNVIDKMQTRKRLYELVDYEKYSEFDSSIFKFSKKGHE; from the coding sequence ATGTATTTTGTTAAAAAAACACCTTTGGAAAAAAGATTAGACTTACAAAAAAAATTAAAAACAGGAAAACTTATTCGCTTTCCTGGAGCATATAATCCCTTAGTTGCAAAATTAATTGAAGAGATTGGTTATGACGGGATTTATATATCAGGAGCAGTGATGGCCAATGATTTAGGGCTGCCTGATATCGGACTGACAACTTTGACAGAGGTTTCTTATAGAGCTGAACAAATTGCAAGGGTTACTAATTTACCTTCAATTGTAGATGCTGATACTGGGTTTGGAGAACCTATGAACTGCGCACGTACAATTGAAACATTTGAAAATTATGGAATTTCAGGTTGCCACATTGAAGATCAAATTAATCCAAAAAGATGCGGACACTTAGATAATAAAGATGTTGTTAGCGTAAGTGAAATGGTGAAAAAAATTAAATCTGCAACAAAAGCTAGAAAAGATAAAAATTTTTTAATTATAGCAAGAACAGATGCCAATGCTGTTGAGGGCTTAGATAAAACAATCTCAAGGATAAAAGCTTACGTAGATGCTGGGGCAGATATGATTTTTCCTGAAGCTTTAAGAGATGAAAAAGAATTTGAAAAAATTAGAAAAGCCACAAAAGCTTATTTGCTTGCTAATATGACTGAATTTGGAAAGTCCAAATTACTTTCTGTCAAAGAACTTAATAACCTTGGATATAATTTAGTCATTTATCCAGTAACAACACAAAGATTGGCGCTAAAAAATGTTGAGGATGGTTTAAGACAAATATTTAAAGATGGCCACCAAAATAATGTAATTGATAAAATGCAAACCAGAAAGAGATTATACGAACTAGTTGATTATGAAAAATATAGTGAATTTGACAGCTCTATATTTAAATTTTCCAAAAAAGGACATGAATAA
- the glmS gene encoding glutamine--fructose-6-phosphate transaminase (isomerizing), with product MCGIIGIASFKDISKEILASLKKLEYRGYDSAGISTINNGEIVENKCAGKVSDLEKLIKKTSLSGNIGIGHVRWATHGAPNQINAHPHSSDEVSVVHNGIIENSSIIKKELVEKGHVFKSQTDTEVITHLITENLKKMNYLDSVFETLKKLEGSFALGIIFKKFNNLIVGARRGSPLAVGYADKEKYLGSDSYALNSMTKEVSYLDDGDICVLTKDKIDFFDKNKKKIEKKVHKLTQEKESYSKGNFKDFMSKEISEQPEVIKKCINEYLDKIRKEINIVNFPIDPKKISKVNLIACGTAYHACIVGKYWFEEFTNIDVNVDVASEFRYRNNKIKENELYIFVSQSGETADTIAALEFCKKEGAKTCAIVNVTESSLSRLSDLVLPIHVGAEIGVASTKAFTGQILVLLLFILKIAKIRNEIKADEYSNIIKDLENVHSHVTLILNNKKSIEELAEDFINIKGSMFLGRGLSYPIALEGALKFKELTYLHAEGYPAGEMKHGPLALVENGMPVIVIAPKDRFYDKTISNMQEVIARGGKILLISDHAEEITTSENVWSEIRLPQIHKFLSPFLSTIPLQLLAYYVALKKGNDIDKPRNLAKSVTVE from the coding sequence ATGTGCGGTATTATTGGTATTGCCAGTTTTAAAGATATTTCAAAAGAAATTTTAGCTTCTTTAAAAAAACTCGAATATCGAGGTTATGACTCTGCAGGCATTTCAACAATAAATAATGGAGAAATAGTAGAGAATAAGTGCGCTGGTAAAGTTTCGGACTTGGAAAAATTAATTAAGAAAACATCATTATCAGGCAATATTGGAATTGGTCATGTTCGTTGGGCAACTCATGGAGCTCCAAATCAAATAAATGCCCATCCACATTCCTCAGATGAGGTATCTGTTGTTCATAACGGCATTATTGAAAATTCATCAATTATTAAAAAAGAACTTGTAGAAAAAGGGCATGTTTTTAAATCTCAGACAGATACTGAGGTTATTACACATCTCATTACTGAAAATTTAAAAAAAATGAATTATTTAGATTCCGTATTTGAAACTCTAAAGAAATTAGAAGGAAGTTTTGCATTAGGAATTATTTTTAAAAAATTTAATAATTTAATTGTTGGAGCAAGAAGAGGAAGTCCACTTGCCGTTGGTTATGCAGACAAAGAAAAATATTTAGGTTCAGATTCTTATGCGTTAAATTCCATGACTAAAGAAGTTTCCTATCTCGATGACGGGGACATATGCGTACTAACCAAAGATAAAATTGATTTTTTTGATAAAAATAAGAAAAAGATTGAAAAAAAAGTCCATAAATTAACTCAAGAAAAAGAAAGTTATAGTAAAGGAAATTTTAAAGATTTTATGTCCAAGGAAATTTCTGAGCAACCAGAAGTTATTAAAAAATGTATTAATGAATATTTAGATAAAATTAGAAAAGAAATTAATATTGTTAATTTTCCTATTGATCCTAAAAAGATTTCAAAAGTTAATTTAATAGCCTGTGGGACAGCTTATCATGCTTGTATAGTTGGAAAGTATTGGTTTGAAGAATTTACCAATATAGATGTGAACGTAGATGTTGCTTCAGAATTTAGGTATAGAAATAATAAAATAAAAGAAAATGAGCTGTATATCTTTGTCTCGCAATCTGGTGAAACCGCAGATACAATTGCAGCATTAGAATTTTGTAAAAAAGAGGGAGCAAAAACGTGTGCAATTGTTAATGTTACCGAAAGTTCATTGTCAAGATTATCAGATTTAGTTTTACCTATTCATGTTGGCGCAGAAATCGGTGTGGCTTCGACAAAAGCTTTCACGGGTCAGATTTTGGTTCTTTTATTATTTATTTTAAAAATTGCAAAAATTAGAAATGAGATCAAAGCTGATGAATACTCAAATATTATTAAAGATTTAGAAAATGTTCATTCCCATGTGACATTAATTTTAAATAATAAAAAATCGATAGAAGAACTTGCTGAGGATTTTATAAATATAAAAGGTTCAATGTTTTTAGGGAGAGGACTTTCCTATCCAATTGCATTAGAGGGTGCTCTTAAATTCAAAGAGTTAACATATTTACATGCTGAAGGTTATCCAGCCGGTGAGATGAAGCACGGACCTTTAGCGCTAGTTGAAAATGGGATGCCAGTTATAGTTATTGCTCCAAAAGACAGATTTTATGATAAAACAATTTCTAATATGCAGGAAGTTATTGCAAGGGGTGGAAAAATTTTATTAATTTCAGATCATGCAGAGGAAATTACAACAAGCGAAAATGTTTGGTCAGAAATTAGACTTCCACAAATTCATAAATTTCTTTCTCCTTTTTTAAGTACTATCCCTTTGCAACTACTTGCATATTATGTTGCCTTAAAAAAAGGTAACGACATAGATAAGCCAAGAAATTTAGCTAAATCTGTTACGGTAGAATAA